The Tachysurus vachellii isolate PV-2020 chromosome 10, HZAU_Pvac_v1, whole genome shotgun sequence genomic sequence tatattatatatacatatattcatttttaatttcttcttcttcttcttcttcttcttcttcttcttcttcttcttcttcttcttattattattattattattattattattatattattatatatttattatatattctttctctctcttgtgttTCCagacttctgtaaagctgctttgagacaatgggaaattttTAAAAACGCAATATTCAATATAATGAATTGAATAATTAATGCACTTCGATTGTATTtgtgaaaatattaaaacatacatTTGGGCATATGAACGGCAGGGGCGGGGCGAGCTACTATTTCGCGCATGCGCAGTAGCGGCGGGGGCGGCCGTTACAAACCACTGCACCGCGCTGTAACCGCTATCCCAGTAGAGCTACTCTTGGATTTTGACAGGAGGCGTTACATCGGGAACCCAGGCGAAAGATAATACAGTAAGTGATTAAAAACCACgtatttgatctttttttgttatgtttttgaACAGAAAGCGCTTGGCCTTTGTTCGTGTTTGGGCCTTTTTGGCTCTGTTGTGTCTCTGAGTGTCCAGTCAGAGAAAACGACCGTTACAGGGACAGTGTGCAGTGCGCGAGCGCGGCCTGTCACGattaagatgtttttttgttagtgAGCCAGCATGACATTTAATCCAATCAACGTCGTAAAAGTGAAAGTTAGCATTTAAATCACAGCACTGTGAAACCTTCCAGACGACAATGACGGTGTGGGCTGGTGTTCTGAGGGCCTGTGGGCTCTGTGAAGGAGATGCAAAGTGTAATGTTTCACACTGCTGTCTGCTCTGTCAATGTGGACGTTTACTGACTCAGCAagttgttgttttaataatcTACCACAGGTATGATAAATCTACAacgatatagatatataatctGGCACagtatgttgtttttatttagaataaatatGCACGCGGGCTTTTAATAAAGCGCTGGAGAATTAGGAGCCATgcataaatactgtacagataACGTTAAAGCTCGGGACGgcaatttaatattaattacataCTTTTACCTTCTCTaactatttatttcataaataaaccacAGTCAACGAGAGAATCGTAGTGCGCGTGCATAATCGTAGTGCGCGCGTGTTATAAAGGTCGTGATGCTTTTAGGAAATTCACCTCAGTGCAACACATTCTGACAGAGTCTGATGACTGGACAGAGATTGGCTTCTCAAGCTTTGTCACCAAACAGTTCACCTTTAACAGTCCACATAGAGTTCATGATCTGTtgaaatatgtacagtaatattTTGTCTATTCATTAGTGTTCTAAACTTTCCacctaacaaacacatttaagcCCAAGGTGACATTTTCCTGGCTGTTTAATTGTTGACGGTTTGATTAAAGCCATTCAGTTCAAGTGAACGATCAAACAGGCTTGTAactataatacattttataataatggGTTGTGATTTCCAACAGAACACAAATAGAAAACCACAGAAGTGTTATTCTTTGTTATAGACTTCATTTATTCACCTTTGAAGCACAAGGTTCATCTGCAATGCCAATAAATGTGTTCGCTATTTGCATCAGGGAGCTAAAACAAATTAGTTTTCATTACTATCCACAAAATTACAAAGCATGTCTTTATAGCGAAGCCAAAGGCACCCATCTATGTATGTACAGTGATGCTAATGGGTTCTAGGCTTCAGTATTTGACATGCTGGGATTGAGAACAGGTTGGATTTCCACCactttaaattaaaagaaaaaaaaaccttatgcAAAGCAACttataattcatttcattttatacaattgggGGTTATGGGCCCTGCTCAGCGGCCCCAGCAGTGGTaccttggtggatctgggatttgaactcacaactttccaaTCAGTAggccaacatcttaaccactaggctaccaaatcCCCTAGGGCTGAATTAAACGGGACATGATTGATCagttttaattacattaaaattacatttcaaGTGCAGGTTCTCCTGCCTGTGCTAAAGATCTATTGATTTTCTGTGTTTGGAATAGCCTTGTCAATGTCTGGTCAAATTTCAATGATTTAAAGTCTAGCTAGATGTAATAATAACTGTTGTTACATCATTTTCTCCATGTAAGGAATGGCGGTGAATGTATACTCCACGTCTGTCACCAATGAGAACCTGAGCCGACATGACATGCTGGCATGGGTGAATGATTCTCTCCAGCTCAGCTACACCAAAATAGAGCAGTTATGTTCAGGTGAGTGTCAATTTCACCTTAGCAACATTCACTGTCCTGGTTATTGTTTCCCCTGAGTTTTACAAACTCATTTGTATCTGACTGATTCTGATTGTTCACCATATCAACATGACAGTAATTATTTAATCATAATAACTTATAATCATAATGAATAtggtaaatatgtttttttgtgtatttgttttatctCTAGGTGCAGCATATTGTCAGTTCATGGACATGTTATTCCCAgggtgtatttttttaaagaaggtgAAATTCCAAGCAAAGCTGGAACATGAGTATATACACAATTTCAAAGTTCTTCAGGCGGCTTTCAAGAGGATGACTGTGGACAAAGTTAGTCtgtttttgatgttttaaacattttgcactataatataaatgataatataaATTCAGCACTATATGTCTTATAATGTATTGAAATTGAAGTTATACGCTAAGACAGAAGTGTCTGTACATTGTCTACAACTCTattcaaattttatattttgttatcaATTTTTGTCTTCATGTTTAACTCAATATTGTGAGAGTTTCAAAATGACCTGAATgtctatttgtgtttatttttcccgTTTATAACCGATCAGATAATCCCAGTGGAAAAGCTTGTAAAGGGAAAGTTCCAGGACAACTTTGAATTCGTCCAGTGGTTCAAGAAATTCTTTGATGCCAACTATGATGGAAAAGAGTATGATCCTCTTCAAGCTAGACAGGGTCAAGACATGGCTCCTCCCCCAAATCCAGGTGAACACTTTTCCCACAAACCCAAGAGAACTGGTCCAGGTAACCATGATTCTACTGCACCTCTGCTGCATCCATCGCTGAGCTTCTACCCTGCAAGTGGCCGGTTTGTGCACGGCCTTGGGAATGATCGCTCCATGCTGAAGCTTCCATAAATGTGAACAAGTGTGAAATCGCATTTTGTCGTGAAATATTCAGCTCAGTGCCATTGAGGAAACTCTCAGTGCAAACATGTAACTAACAACCAAAGGTTCACAGTGATGACTTGGGCTAATGGTTTAAATTACATACTGAACTCAAGTGATTCTCATGCAAGGCAAggatattctttttttttgacttgtttttgttACCCAATCTGAAAAATACAatcaaaaaaggaaatatttgaattaatctgtatatatattattctattCTGATGTTAATAACAAGACAAGAAATCTAAAACTTAATTAAAAATGGTTAACAATTGACATTTGCTGTGATGTCATTGGGCTGGACTTGAAATGTGTCCACAATTCTATTAACATCTATTTATAATGACATGACTTTGGTTAAACATGAGCAAAAATGATCATGTTTTACAGAGTTTCTATTCCCATTCATGTTTAACCAATGTTACAGAATTAACTAACTATCCATGCAACGGCTATAGACTAGAAGGCTGATCTTGAAGCCTTAGCACCTCATTGAACGTTGCTATTTCTGCATATTTAAATTACATCAGCTTACTGCATGAAACATGTTTCTCTTTGTATAGCTTGGTGGTGATAAGACTATCACTCAACACTGAAGTTGTTTTAATTTTAGGGCCACAGAGAACGTCACCGACAGTACCCAAAAACATGCCCACGCCACAGAGGGCGATGAACACTACTATCAGGAAGAACCCCAGTCTCGCTCGGAACGGAGGTGGTGATGCTGAGATCATGGAGCTTAATCAACAGGTAGAGTCACTGGGAGGGTAAGGACATCTTAATCTGCCTTCCAGTGTTTCACATGAGTTGGGTGatgtataattgtttttttttttgcttgtttgtttgttttttcacacaCTTTATCTTTCTTACTGGTACTCAGCCTACTGCTTGTACGGATGAGTGAACTCTTACTATAGTAATAGTGATTACAATACATCCAATAGAGCATGTACCGTATTCCTATTATAACTTCACAGCTGAACTGTTTTTATCCGGTTTATAATGACCTATATTCCTCAGAATAGATCTACCTATGCATGCCCTCTCTCAGTAGTAAGAAAAGTCgtccttttctgttttttttcttccatttccttTGCAAAGTTAATGGAACTGAAGTTAACTGTAGATGGTCTGGAGAAGGAAAGAGATTTCTACTTCAGCAAACTTCGAGACATTGAGCTGATCTGCCAGGAACATGAGAGCGAGAACAACCCCGTCCTCAGTAGGATAATCGACATCCTTTATGCCACAGAGGTACAACCATCTGTTCCAACCCCAAATGAGAAAGGATAAATGAGTGGATAATGATTTGGTCACACTAGCAAGGCAAAACAGACAAATGTTAGTTTTCAACATATGCGCATAACATGACAGAGCTGTGATTGTCATAACAGCAATAGTGTGAAATCAGATTTCATGCAAATTGTGCAGCAACCCAAGCAATTGGCTTGAATGTTTCCTCTGACCAAccctgtgttgtgtgtgcacaccggtatgtggtagctcagtggttaaaggtggggtctccgttgtttgagaaatgcttcagaaaactgctttgggccgccaaacaaaacaaaaacaaaactaacatgtagccaatgagcagaaaggggcatgacttgtcaatatgggcggagagagtgttcagtgtgcatgtgtgacattagcagaaagcagttttaacattgacatggcgtataaaaacaaagaaagaaagcgaagaaaggcttacgataaggcaagaagtaggacgtgttaatataggatcagctttccagcgctggagagaaccgAACGTCTTCcgcatgaaacggagctaaacctttcacggtacaacacacagtgctacaaaaacacatttgtattaccatagtattactcattgagtt encodes the following:
- the mapre3a gene encoding microtubule-associated protein RP/EB family member 3a, with translation MAVNVYSTSVTNENLSRHDMLAWVNDSLQLSYTKIEQLCSGAAYCQFMDMLFPGCIFLKKVKFQAKLEHEYIHNFKVLQAAFKRMTVDKIIPVEKLVKGKFQDNFEFVQWFKKFFDANYDGKEYDPLQARQGQDMAPPPNPGPQRTSPTVPKNMPTPQRAMNTTIRKNPSLARNGGGDAEIMELNQQLMELKLTVDGLEKERDFYFSKLRDIELICQEHESENNPVLSRIIDILYATEEGFAAPEDEDIDEQAHLDQDEY